Proteins from one Candidatus Methylacidiphilales bacterium genomic window:
- a CDS encoding DUF3997 domain-containing protein: protein MKLILKNPIVLFIFFLGVVLVVCFPKAIKESVFLALLCLMGNATGAVQDCKYHLVSDYYFTSSNSSDEVIVLEKEKGILQEVVPTKVYFFDYNRSHIIAKREDLKKKRSSVANEQGEKPKIYDYWIIEVEKRKVHGPMSWEEFENKRRELSVSQRLHFDNFFRGWHLETWW from the coding sequence ATGAAGCTTATATTAAAAAACCCTATTGTATTATTCATCTTTTTTCTTGGGGTAGTCTTGGTGGTATGTTTTCCTAAAGCAATCAAGGAGAGTGTGTTTTTAGCACTTCTGTGTTTGATGGGAAACGCTACCGGAGCAGTTCAGGACTGTAAATACCATCTTGTTAGTGATTATTATTTTACGTCATCGAATTCAAGCGACGAGGTGATTGTATTAGAAAAAGAGAAAGGAATTCTACAGGAAGTAGTTCCAACAAAGGTATATTTCTTTGACTACAACAGGTCACATATTATTGCAAAGCGAGAGGATTTGAAAAAGAAACGATCCTCTGTAGCGAACGAACAAGGGGAGAAGCCGAAAATATACGACTACTGGATTATTGAAGTCGAGAAGAGAAAGGTTCATGGGCCGATGAGTTGGGAGGAATTTGAAAATAAGCGAAGGGAGCTTAGTGTGAGTCAACGATTGCATTTTGATAATTTTTTTCGCGGTTGGCATTTAGAAACGTGGTGGTAA